A stretch of DNA from Pyramidobacter porci:
CTTCGCTGGCGCTGCGGGCCCTGGAAATGATTTCCGACCGGCTGCCGGTCGGCGCCGGGGCGATGGAAAAGGGGCTGGCGGAAGTTTCCTGGCCGGGACGCATGGAGGTCATGCACCGTAATCCCGACGTGATTCTGGACGGCGCTCACAATCCCCACGGCACGGCCGCGCTGATCCGGTCGCTGAAAGCGCTTTACGGCGACCGTCCGCTCAGCTTTGTCTACACGTCCATGGCTGACAAGGATTACGCCGCCTCGTTGGCGCTGTATGCCCGGGCGTTTCCGCAGGCGCGGCTGTTCTGCGTGGAGCTTGAAGGTGCGCAGCGCTGCGAAAGCGCCGAGATTCTGGCGCGGACGGCGGCCGCTTTCTCGTGGGGGGGCGAGCCGCTGGCGGTGAAAGATCCGCTGACGGCTCTGCAAACCGCCGTGGCGCTGGGCAATCCCGTGATTCTTTGCGGAAGTCTGTACTTCATCGGCACGGTCAGGAGGCGGATAAAGGACGATGGATGGCTGTAAATCTTTTACGATCGCGCCGCATTGCGGTTTTTACGATTATCCGCTGCCGCCGCGGGCTCCCTTTCATGTGCGGATCTCCTTGAAAGGCGTCCGCGCGCAGGACGAGATCGAGCGCCTGGCGGCGCGTGCCCCGTTTGTCCTGCTCAGCCAGGTTCACGGCACGCGCGTTCTCTCCGCAGACCGGGCGCTCCGCTATCCCGGGAAAGATCGGGCCGACGGTCTGCTGATCGCACCCGGAGATGCGGCCTGCGGACTGCGCTTCGGAGACTGCGCGCCGGTGCTGATCCTGTCCTTGGGGATGAAGCCGTGGATTCTGGCGTTGCATTCCGGCTTCAGGGGAACTTTGAAAAATATCTGCGCTTCGGGAATGGCGCTGGCCCGCGAAAAATTTGGCAGCGCCGCTCCGCAGGACCTTTATGCGTGGGTGGGGCCGTGTATTTCCGGAACGTGCTACAGCCGCCGCATGGACGATCCTTCTACGGCCGAAGCTCTGAAAATCTTTGATCCGGAGGCCGTCCGCGTTTCGGCCGAATACGCGCTGATCGACCTGAAAAAACAGATCGCCAGCCAGCTGCGGGAACAGGGCGTTCCTGCCGAACGCATTTTCCTCGAATCCCAGTGCACATGCTGCCAAACCGATCTGTTCTACTCCCACAGACGCTCCACTCGAGAAAACGACCCGCGAATGCTTCTTACAATACAGACTGAAAGGCCACAAAAATCGGAGTGTACGTGATAAGATAAAAAGAGCAGTGTAACATATAAAACGGGGTGAATCATGTGGGGAGCATCCGAGTTGGCGTCATCGGAGTAGGACATCTTGGCCGTATCCACGCGCGCATATACAAAGAACTGATGGGAGCAAAGCTGGTTGGCGTCGTTGACAGTTCTCTCTCAGCCGCAGAGGAGATTGGAGCGCAGTATGGCGTGCCGGCCTATACCGACGTGGACCGTTTCGTTGGCGAACAGAGCCCCGAAGCGATCAGCGTTGTCGTGCCGACCGTTGCTCATTTTGACGTGGCCAGCCGTCTGGCCCGACAGGGGATTCACCTGCTGATCGAGAAACCGGTAACGAGCACTGTGGAGCAGGCCTCGGCGCTTTTGGATATCGCCCGGGACAACGGCATCGTTCTCCAGGTCGGGCACGTGGAACGGTTTAACAGCGCGATTCGTTATCTTGACGGCGAGATCAGAAACGATCCGCTCTGCATACAGTCACGCCGCCAGGGCCCCTTTTCGTCGCGGATCGGCGACGTGGGGGTCGTGCTCGATCTGATGATTCACGACATCGATATTGTGCTTTCGCTTGTCAAATCCGAAATTGCGGCGATCAACGCGATGGGCCGCAAGATCCGCACGAATCACGAAGATCTTGCCGTCGCTCAGATCGCTTTCGAGTCGGGAGCGGTCGCCGACATTCAGGTAAGCCGGGTGGCGGAGCGCCGCCTGCGCCAGATGGATGTGATGTGCCGCGACAAGTACTATTCCGTGAACTTTGAAACCCAGGACGTAATGGTTCATCACGCGCCGCAGACGTCGGCCGCCGGGAGTTTGATCGAAGTGATCGAGCATCCTCTGCTGCCGAAAGGGGAGCCGCTCAAGCAGGAGCTTCAGCACTTCATGACCTGCGTGCGCGAGGGGCGCCAGCCTCTGGTCGGGATTTCGGACGGCAAGCGGGCGCTCCAGGTGGCTGTGGACATATTGAAACAGATTCATTTTCAGGATTGATGCCAATTTCGTTAAAAAGGCTTCGTGCCTTTTCATACTGTTTCTTGACGGAACGTATTAAGGAACCGCTGATCGATACAATACTATCTTTTAATTAAAAAGGCGCTTTCTCCAACGACAGGAGAAAGCGCCTTTTTCATATTGGTACGGATATTGCGGAACAGATTTCCGATGCTGTACTATTTCGAAGAAAAAATTTGGATATGCTTTGTTTTTTACAGCTCAAAACGCAGACCGGCGTTCCATTTCCATTTTTCTTTGAAGTCGCTGCCGGCGCTGCGCATCACGTCGAAGTAACCGTAAGCGGCCGGTCCGACGCGCAACGAGCCGCCGATACCATACTCGAACCATGTGTCGCGGAAATCGTCGCTGGTCTTGACCGCGGCGGCTCCCTTGCTCATGGTCACGTCGTAATCGCCGAGGAACTCGCGCATCAGATTCAGCCGCGCGTACAGCACTCCCTTGGCAAAGCTGCGTCCCGCCTGTACGCCGACTCGTCCGACAAGACTCGAAAAGTTTTCCTGTTCCACGCTGACGCCGGTGTTCGTCGCGTAGTCGTCGCCGCGCAGCCAGCCGAACGTCAGCTGCGCTTGCGGTTCGACGTACCAGCCGCTTTCGAACGCGAACTTCTTGCCGTACTCGCCGCTGAGCGAGAGAGCAAAGTTGCGGAATTCGCCCTCGATCGCCCTGTCGTGGCTGTCGTAGA
This window harbors:
- a CDS encoding polyphenol oxidase family protein, encoding MDGCKSFTIAPHCGFYDYPLPPRAPFHVRISLKGVRAQDEIERLAARAPFVLLSQVHGTRVLSADRALRYPGKDRADGLLIAPGDAACGLRFGDCAPVLILSLGMKPWILALHSGFRGTLKNICASGMALAREKFGSAAPQDLYAWVGPCISGTCYSRRMDDPSTAEALKIFDPEAVRVSAEYALIDLKKQIASQLREQGVPAERIFLESQCTCCQTDLFYSHRRSTRENDPRMLLTIQTERPQKSECT
- a CDS encoding Gfo/Idh/MocA family protein: MGSIRVGVIGVGHLGRIHARIYKELMGAKLVGVVDSSLSAAEEIGAQYGVPAYTDVDRFVGEQSPEAISVVVPTVAHFDVASRLARQGIHLLIEKPVTSTVEQASALLDIARDNGIVLQVGHVERFNSAIRYLDGEIRNDPLCIQSRRQGPFSSRIGDVGVVLDLMIHDIDIVLSLVKSEIAAINAMGRKIRTNHEDLAVAQIAFESGAVADIQVSRVAERRLRQMDVMCRDKYYSVNFETQDVMVHHAPQTSAAGSLIEVIEHPLLPKGEPLKQELQHFMTCVREGRQPLVGISDGKRALQVAVDILKQIHFQD